A single region of the Lactobacillus isalae genome encodes:
- a CDS encoding segregation and condensation protein A yields the protein MNNVDELTLDLPNFTGPLDLLLHLIRSQKIDIYDIPIAKITGQYLANLARWQTLDLQIAGEYFVMASTLLRIKSQYLLPKNDFIEEDQYQEDPRAELVEQLVQYSVFQRIAEYFKKRDEEMPITVAKDPSVSPKKEVEPLPLGEITSDELANTFKVVLERFKLRKPQVGKIEVHETSIEEMTTFLKERLHHKKSTSFFNCIKNFQDLDQVIGLFLAVLELCRDHKILVKQNRDFGDLELEKVETNGK from the coding sequence ATGAATAACGTTGACGAATTAACTTTAGATCTTCCTAACTTTACGGGACCATTAGATTTACTTTTGCATTTAATCAGATCGCAGAAGATTGATATCTATGATATTCCAATTGCAAAAATTACGGGGCAGTATCTAGCTAATTTAGCTCGCTGGCAAACTTTGGACTTACAAATTGCTGGCGAGTATTTTGTGATGGCGTCAACTCTTTTAAGGATTAAGTCACAATATTTACTTCCAAAAAATGACTTTATTGAAGAAGATCAGTATCAAGAAGATCCGCGTGCTGAATTAGTTGAGCAATTGGTTCAGTATTCTGTTTTTCAAAGAATTGCGGAATACTTTAAAAAGAGAGACGAAGAAATGCCAATTACAGTGGCTAAAGATCCTTCCGTTTCTCCTAAAAAAGAGGTTGAACCACTTCCTTTAGGAGAAATTACCAGTGATGAACTTGCAAATACATTTAAAGTCGTTTTAGAACGATTTAAGTTAAGAAAACCACAAGTAGGTAAAATTGAAGTTCACGAAACCTCAATTGAAGAAATGACAACATTTCTAAAAGAAAGACTTCATCACAAAAAATCAACCAGCTTCTTTAACTGTATTAAAAATTTTCAAGATCTGGATCAAGTAATTGGGCTATTTTTAGCAGTTTTAGAGTTGTGTCGTGATCATAAAATTTTAGTAAAGCAAAACAGAGACTTTGGTGATCTAGAGTTAGAGAAAGTTGAGACTAATGGCAAGTAA
- the scpB gene encoding SMC-Scp complex subunit ScpB: MASKEAQLEALLYAAGDDGLETDSLLQLLEISPSALRELAGHLKNRLGNDENSGLQLICINETYKLTTSAKCGDVISKFFQKDLSKNLSQSALEILSIIAYRQPITRVEIDDLRGVNSSGALQTLVWRGLVKVDGKKDVPGHPNLYVTTDYFLQYFNYESLADLPVIEEFEADDNPVNLFDQDDRNNKEINFDEGE, encoded by the coding sequence ATGGCAAGTAAAGAAGCACAATTAGAAGCCTTACTATATGCAGCAGGGGATGATGGCTTAGAGACAGATAGTTTGCTGCAATTATTAGAGATTTCTCCATCTGCTTTAAGAGAATTGGCTGGGCATTTAAAGAATCGATTAGGGAATGACGAAAATTCAGGATTGCAACTGATTTGTATTAACGAAACATACAAGTTAACTACGAGTGCTAAGTGCGGGGATGTTATTTCTAAATTTTTCCAAAAAGATTTGTCAAAGAATCTAAGTCAATCAGCACTTGAAATTCTGTCTATTATTGCATATCGGCAGCCAATTACTCGAGTTGAAATTGATGATTTAAGAGGAGTGAATTCGTCTGGAGCTTTGCAGACGCTAGTTTGGCGTGGATTAGTTAAGGTAGATGGTAAAAAAGACGTCCCTGGACATCCTAATTTGTATGTGACAACAGATTATTTCTTACAATACTTCAACTATGAGAGCTTAGCTGATCTACCAGTGATTGAAGAGTTTGAAGCAGATGATAATCCGGTTAACTTGTTTGATCAGGATGATAGAAATAATAAAGAAATTAATTTTGATGAAGGTGAATAA
- the pyk gene encoding pyruvate kinase encodes MKKTKIVSTLGPASNDVETITKLAEAGANVFRFNFSHGDHDEHRARMNMVREVEKKTGKLLGIALDTKGAEIRTTEQEGGKFTINTGDTIRISMDDTKKGNKDMIHVTYDGLYDDTHVGGHVLIDDGLVDLLIKDKDDAKRELVCEAQNTGLIGSKKGVNAPGVEIRLPGITEKDTNDIKFGLKEGINFIFASFVRKAQDVLDIRQLLEEAHCEYVKIFPKIESQEGIDNIDEILKVSDGLMVARGDMGVEIPFINVPFVQKELIRRCNALGKPVITATQMLDSMQENPRPTRAEVTDVANAVLDGTDATMLSGESANGLYPVKAVKAMAEIDMRTEKQLAKRNKLALQRFEEYKGSNVTEAIGESVVRTAEELGVKTIIAATESGYTARMISKYRPNADIIAMTFNEKIEHSLGVVWGVKPMLVEKPKTTEEMFDKAAELAKETGLAKDGDLVIIVAGVPLGETGTTNLMKLQLIGTQLVKGLGVGEQSVIGKAVVATSAEEANNKVQDGDILVAKTTDKDYLPAIKKASGMVVEASGLTSHAAVVGLSLGIPVIVGATDAVEKIKDGSKITVDARRGAVYQGEATNL; translated from the coding sequence ATGAAGAAAACTAAAATTGTTAGTACTTTAGGGCCAGCCTCAAATGATGTTGAGACTATTACTAAATTAGCTGAAGCAGGCGCAAACGTATTCCGTTTCAACTTCTCACATGGTGACCATGATGAACACCGTGCACGTATGAACATGGTTCGTGAAGTTGAAAAGAAGACTGGTAAACTTCTTGGCATTGCACTTGATACTAAGGGTGCCGAAATTAGAACTACTGAACAAGAAGGCGGCAAGTTCACTATTAACACTGGTGACACTATCCGTATTTCTATGGACGACACTAAGAAGGGTAACAAGGACATGATCCACGTTACCTACGATGGTCTTTACGATGATACCCACGTTGGTGGTCACGTATTAATCGATGATGGTTTAGTTGACCTTTTGATTAAAGACAAAGACGATGCTAAGAGAGAATTAGTTTGTGAAGCTCAAAACACTGGTTTAATTGGTTCTAAGAAGGGTGTTAACGCTCCTGGTGTTGAAATTCGCCTCCCAGGTATCACTGAAAAAGATACTAACGATATTAAGTTCGGTTTAAAGGAAGGTATCAACTTTATCTTTGCTTCATTCGTTCGTAAAGCACAAGATGTTCTTGACATTCGTCAATTGCTTGAAGAAGCACATTGTGAATACGTAAAGATCTTCCCTAAGATTGAATCACAAGAAGGTATTGACAACATCGACGAAATCTTAAAGGTTTCTGATGGTTTAATGGTTGCTCGTGGTGACATGGGTGTTGAAATTCCATTTATCAATGTTCCATTTGTACAAAAGGAATTAATCAGAAGATGTAACGCATTAGGTAAGCCAGTTATTACTGCTACTCAAATGCTTGACTCAATGCAAGAAAATCCACGTCCAACTCGTGCCGAAGTTACTGACGTTGCTAACGCTGTTCTTGATGGTACTGACGCAACTATGCTTTCAGGTGAATCTGCTAACGGTCTTTACCCAGTTAAAGCTGTTAAGGCTATGGCTGAAATTGACATGCGTACTGAAAAGCAACTTGCTAAGCGTAACAAGTTAGCTCTTCAAAGATTTGAAGAATACAAGGGTTCAAACGTTACTGAAGCTATTGGTGAATCAGTTGTTAGAACTGCTGAAGAATTGGGCGTTAAGACTATCATCGCAGCAACTGAATCTGGTTACACTGCACGTATGATTTCTAAGTACCGTCCAAACGCTGACATCATCGCAATGACATTCAACGAAAAGATTGAACACTCATTAGGTGTTGTTTGGGGTGTAAAGCCAATGTTGGTTGAAAAGCCTAAGACTACTGAAGAAATGTTTGACAAGGCAGCAGAACTTGCTAAAGAAACTGGTCTTGCAAAAGACGGCGACTTAGTAATTATCGTTGCTGGTGTTCCTTTGGGTGAAACTGGTACTACTAACTTGATGAAGTTACAATTAATCGGTACCCAACTTGTTAAAGGTTTAGGCGTTGGTGAACAATCAGTTATTGGTAAAGCTGTAGTTGCAACTTCTGCTGAAGAAGCTAACAACAAAGTTCAAGATGGTGACATCTTAGTTGCTAAGACTACTGATAAGGATTACTTACCAGCAATCAAGAAGGCTTCAGGTATGGTAGTTGAAGCTTCAGGTTTAACTAGCCACGCAGCTGTTGTTGGTCTTTCACTTGGTATCCCAGTTATCGTTGGTGCTACTGATGCAGTAGAAAAGATCAAGGATGGTTCTAAGATTACTGTTGATGCTCGTCGTGGTGCTGTTTACCAAGGTGAAGCAACTAACCTTTAA
- a CDS encoding LysM peptidoglycan-binding domain-containing protein — MKENKSQDNKEPKGPYKHFERPTTSRSAMHHRHSEPAPEPTPSRPENNSKGTNHSQLWAGLIIVAIILIALIPIVSSKLHSSSNNLAEKSVKVSKSSSSKSHKHKSKKSKSSSSKKSKSKSSSKKEERKSSSQSQDVTPVVTSQSQSQSSESSQSSTQTYQSSTSQTTTQDQTQQGTQNYQTNQNTWQNSSTETEHRAPSSYTVQEGDSLSKIARENNTSVHHLEQLNGLESADSISIGQSIKLK; from the coding sequence ATGAAGGAAAATAAATCTCAGGACAATAAAGAACCTAAGGGCCCTTACAAGCATTTTGAGCGTCCAACAACGTCTAGAAGTGCGATGCATCATCGTCATTCAGAGCCTGCGCCTGAACCAACTCCTAGCAGACCAGAAAATAATTCAAAGGGTACTAACCATAGTCAACTATGGGCAGGTTTAATTATTGTTGCGATAATTTTGATTGCCTTAATTCCGATTGTATCTTCAAAATTGCATTCTAGCTCTAATAACTTAGCTGAAAAGAGTGTTAAGGTTTCTAAGAGCTCTTCTTCTAAGTCTCATAAGCATAAGAGCAAAAAGAGCAAGAGTAGCTCATCCAAGAAGAGTAAGTCTAAGAGTAGTAGCAAGAAAGAAGAAAGAAAATCTTCAAGTCAATCGCAAGACGTAACGCCAGTAGTAACTAGTCAATCACAATCTCAAAGTAGTGAATCTAGCCAAAGCAGTACGCAGACTTACCAGTCAAGTACTAGTCAAACCACTACTCAGGATCAAACTCAACAAGGAACGCAAAACTACCAAACTAATCAAAATACTTGGCAAAATAGTTCTACTGAGACTGAACACAGAGCACCAAGTTCTTATACAGTTCAAGAAGGTGACTCTTTATCAAAGATTGCTCGTGAAAATAACACTTCAGTGCATCACCTAGAGCAACTTAATGGTTTAGAATCAGCTGATAGTATTAGTATTGGTCAATCAATTAAATTAAAATAG
- a CDS encoding pseudouridine synthase → MAERLQKVIAQAGVASRRKAEKMITAGQVTVNGKRITELGTKVEPSDKIEVNGVPIEKEALHTYLFYKPRGVISSVKDDKGRKTVVDFFEDVPYRLYPVGRLDYDTSGLLLMTNDGELANKLMHPRNEVPKVYVAKIKGILSPEDIRSLTHGVRIDGRKSAPAKLKILKTDEKKKTQIVQLTIHEGHYHQVKRMFEAVHHFVEKLSREKYAFLTLKSLTSGEYRELTHEEVFRLNHLAD, encoded by the coding sequence ATGGCTGAAAGACTACAAAAAGTAATTGCTCAGGCAGGTGTTGCTTCAAGACGTAAAGCAGAAAAGATGATTACGGCTGGGCAAGTAACTGTTAATGGTAAAAGAATTACAGAGCTTGGAACTAAAGTTGAACCAAGTGACAAGATTGAAGTAAATGGGGTTCCGATTGAAAAAGAAGCACTCCATACTTACTTGTTTTACAAGCCACGTGGTGTAATTTCTTCTGTAAAAGACGATAAGGGCAGGAAGACAGTGGTCGACTTTTTTGAGGATGTACCATATCGTTTATATCCTGTTGGTCGACTTGATTATGACACCTCTGGTTTATTGTTAATGACAAATGATGGGGAGTTAGCTAATAAGCTAATGCACCCACGCAATGAAGTGCCAAAGGTTTATGTAGCAAAAATTAAGGGGATTCTTTCTCCAGAAGACATCCGCTCTCTTACTCATGGAGTTCGAATTGATGGTCGCAAGAGCGCTCCAGCTAAGTTGAAGATCTTAAAGACTGATGAAAAGAAGAAGACTCAAATTGTACAATTGACAATTCATGAAGGCCACTATCACCAAGTTAAAAGAATGTTTGAAGCAGTTCATCATTTTGTTGAAAAACTATCTCGTGAAAAGTATGCCTTTTTGACTTTGAAGTCACTTACTTCTGGTGAATATCGTGAATTAACCCATGAAGAAGTCTTTCGTTTAAATCACTTAGCCGACTAA
- a CDS encoding reductase gives MISKYKKDYEKTVMGYLSYLPDFKNIKNLQEEMKLYTSDSNQFEVLIYKQKGNARGIIGIQEEKDFIIIRYLSLDPTMRDQETEQLIMNDLKHLYPDKMITALPDWAFLLNYLKEKKTDE, from the coding sequence ATGATCAGCAAATATAAAAAAGATTACGAAAAAACTGTGATGGGATATTTGTCTTATCTTCCAGATTTTAAAAATATTAAGAACTTACAGGAAGAAATGAAGCTGTACACTAGCGACTCTAATCAGTTTGAAGTTCTTATTTATAAGCAAAAAGGTAATGCAAGAGGAATTATTGGTATCCAAGAAGAGAAAGATTTTATTATTATTCGTTATTTGTCTCTTGATCCAACTATGCGAGACCAAGAAACAGAACAATTAATAATGAATGATTTAAAGCATCTTTATCCTGATAAAATGATTACTGCTTTGCCTGATTGGGCCTTTCTATTAAATTATTTAAAGGAAAAGAAAACCGATGAATAA
- the xerD gene encoding site-specific tyrosine recombinase XerD encodes MKDNLEDYLRFSQVERGLSPNTIISYRTDLEEYLNYLQDENETSWEVDYLVVDAFLATQKDKGKATTSISRMISSLRKFYQWLLRQDIIERDPLVKIDSPKSERRLPTALSEEEVDKLLAAPDTTTPLGIRDRAMLEVLYATGMRVSELINLKTGDIHADLKIIRVLGKGSKERLVPITEVALSWLEKYQKDVRDAQVLKSGQFTDVIFLNNHGHQLTRQAVWQKIKKYCQIIGITKNVTPHTLRHTFATHLLENGADLRVVQEILGHSDITTTQIYTNLTQKHILEVYNQAHPRA; translated from the coding sequence ATGAAGGATAATTTGGAGGATTATTTACGGTTTAGTCAGGTAGAACGCGGATTAAGTCCTAATACGATTATTTCCTACCGGACTGATTTAGAAGAATACCTAAATTACTTACAAGATGAAAATGAAACAAGCTGGGAAGTTGATTATTTAGTTGTCGATGCCTTTCTTGCTACTCAAAAAGACAAGGGGAAGGCGACTACTTCAATTAGTCGAATGATTTCAAGCTTGCGGAAATTCTATCAATGGCTTTTAAGACAAGATATAATTGAACGTGATCCCTTAGTGAAAATTGATTCACCAAAAAGTGAGCGTAGATTACCAACTGCTTTGAGCGAGGAAGAAGTTGACAAACTTCTCGCTGCTCCTGACACGACAACTCCATTAGGAATCAGAGATCGGGCGATGTTAGAAGTCCTCTATGCAACTGGTATGCGGGTTAGCGAACTAATAAATTTGAAAACTGGTGATATTCACGCTGATTTGAAAATTATTAGAGTTCTTGGTAAAGGTTCGAAAGAACGACTTGTGCCAATTACTGAAGTTGCGTTATCATGGCTAGAAAAGTATCAAAAAGATGTCAGAGATGCGCAAGTTTTAAAAAGCGGTCAATTTACTGACGTGATTTTTCTGAATAATCATGGTCATCAATTGACAAGGCAGGCTGTTTGGCAAAAGATTAAAAAGTATTGCCAAATTATTGGAATAACAAAAAATGTAACACCGCATACGCTTAGACATACTTTTGCTACGCATCTGCTAGAAAATGGGGCAGATCTACGTGTGGTCCAAGAAATTTTGGGACATAGTGATATTACTACTACGCAGATCTATACTAATCTGACGCAGAAACATATTTTGGAGGTTTATAATCAAGCACATCCACGTGCCTAA
- a CDS encoding DNA polymerase III subunit alpha, with amino-acid sequence MGAVSLQNLSSFTLLESPTKVKNLAENAKKKGYSALALTDINITYGLVDFYKAAKEAGIKPLLGMQLRINGLIDQANKYDLIVIAKDDQGYKNILRLSSAVNLLTENGEKDNILTFEELKKYLGHLVIVTPSNLHSELKMLQTNNPKMGANYVRKLNETVPTSSSVYLGVYADQEQREYINYMRSLSTQFDLSLAAVEDGQYLNRNEQFLRRTLQAIKSNTHLENVEQLAKQAGSHYLKTSEELQVNYRKFGIEDALKNAGEIGASCNAKITFQDPQLPKFKQNKFPTSKEYLHSLAQNGLAKRFNGQIPAKYQERLDYELKVINEMGFDDYFLIVWDVMNFAHSVHITTGPGRGSAAGSLVSYALKITEVDPIEYNLLFERFLNPARQQMPDIDLDIPDNRRDEVIKYMFEKYGMNHAAQILTFGTLAAKQVVRDVCRVFGLNKVETYRWLDAIPHTKGKITLAEAYQNSKELQLLVNTNSFSKILFATAKHLENIPRHYSIHAAGLVITDDSLAEIVGLQAGPLGIPVTQQTKLNVESLGLLKIDFLGLRNLTILGNVMAALRDEGIVIDPNKIPLNDQETLALFQRGDTDAVFQFESDGIKHVLEKLHPDSFEDIVAVNALYRPGPINNIDHFINRKHGNERVQYPDPSLKKILGPTYGVLVYQEQVMQTAQVLAGFTLGEADLLRRAMSKKNADVIQKEREKFVQGAIKLGRRKETAEKVYDYIAQFANYGFNRSHAVAYSKIAFWLAYFKVHYPAAFYLALLNSNLGNRNKIAQYLMQAQEAGIKILAPDIEKSKADFSIEDGKILVGLRAIRGLRSDLLKQILEIKRPIKSMTDFLWKIDNNLLSADSIANLIKAGAFDRLSPNRNELLNINKDLVESVKMAGSNLSLFETLEPKVEEEKMPTPAEKSAMEVEAMGFSTGINPIIAVQKYARKYNAKRLQAFENNEQGIAVGKLMKVKQITTKKGDSMAFAVFSDSSGEKDFTIFPQVWERLEENLKIGEIYLLQVKTQSDRFTPTKTQFLLSNARQVNFKD; translated from the coding sequence ATGGGAGCAGTTAGTTTGCAAAACCTTAGTAGCTTTACGTTACTTGAGAGTCCAACTAAAGTTAAAAATTTAGCTGAAAATGCTAAGAAAAAGGGGTATTCTGCACTTGCCTTAACCGATATTAATATTACCTATGGTTTGGTTGACTTTTATAAAGCAGCTAAAGAGGCTGGAATTAAGCCTTTGTTAGGCATGCAATTAAGAATTAACGGTTTAATTGATCAAGCTAACAAATATGATTTAATTGTTATTGCTAAAGATGATCAGGGCTACAAAAATATTTTGCGCTTATCAAGTGCGGTCAATCTTTTAACGGAAAATGGTGAAAAGGATAATATTTTAACTTTTGAAGAGTTGAAAAAATATCTTGGTCATTTAGTTATTGTGACTCCTAGCAATTTACACAGCGAACTTAAAATGCTTCAGACTAATAATCCTAAAATGGGAGCTAACTATGTTCGTAAACTTAATGAAACTGTCCCTACATCTTCATCCGTCTACCTTGGCGTTTACGCTGATCAAGAGCAGCGAGAATATATAAATTATATGCGCTCGTTGTCGACTCAATTTGACCTATCTTTAGCAGCAGTTGAGGATGGACAATATCTTAATCGAAATGAACAATTTTTAAGACGAACTTTACAAGCAATTAAGAGCAATACTCATTTAGAAAATGTCGAACAATTAGCTAAACAAGCAGGTTCGCATTATTTAAAGACTAGCGAAGAATTGCAGGTTAATTATCGTAAGTTTGGAATTGAAGATGCGCTAAAAAATGCAGGAGAAATAGGCGCAAGCTGCAATGCCAAAATTACTTTTCAGGATCCGCAACTACCCAAGTTTAAGCAAAATAAGTTTCCAACTTCAAAAGAGTATTTGCACTCTTTAGCACAGAATGGGCTTGCCAAGAGATTTAATGGACAAATTCCTGCCAAATATCAAGAACGGTTAGATTATGAGTTAAAAGTAATCAACGAAATGGGATTTGATGATTATTTTCTTATTGTTTGGGATGTAATGAATTTTGCACATAGTGTACATATTACGACTGGACCAGGTAGAGGGTCTGCAGCTGGGTCTCTTGTTTCATATGCTTTGAAAATCACCGAAGTAGATCCAATAGAATACAATTTACTTTTTGAGCGGTTCTTAAATCCGGCTCGGCAGCAAATGCCTGATATTGACTTAGATATTCCTGATAACCGACGGGATGAAGTAATTAAGTACATGTTTGAAAAGTATGGGATGAATCATGCAGCACAAATTTTAACGTTTGGTACATTAGCAGCCAAGCAAGTCGTAAGAGATGTTTGTCGTGTTTTTGGTTTAAATAAGGTCGAAACCTATCGCTGGCTAGATGCAATTCCGCATACTAAGGGGAAAATCACTTTAGCTGAAGCTTATCAAAATTCAAAAGAGTTGCAGCTTTTAGTTAATACGAACTCTTTTAGTAAAATTCTATTTGCTACTGCAAAGCACTTAGAAAATATACCAAGACACTATTCAATCCATGCCGCAGGATTAGTAATTACAGATGATTCATTAGCTGAAATTGTTGGTTTACAAGCCGGTCCTTTAGGAATTCCCGTAACTCAACAGACTAAGTTAAATGTTGAATCTTTAGGGTTACTTAAGATTGACTTTTTAGGTTTAAGAAACTTAACAATTTTAGGGAATGTAATGGCTGCTTTGAGGGATGAAGGAATAGTAATTGATCCAAATAAAATTCCTCTGAATGATCAAGAAACACTTGCCTTGTTTCAACGCGGCGACACAGACGCAGTTTTCCAATTTGAATCTGATGGTATCAAACATGTTCTTGAGAAGCTCCATCCAGATAGCTTTGAAGATATTGTTGCCGTGAATGCCTTATATCGTCCAGGTCCAATTAATAACATTGACCATTTCATTAATAGAAAGCATGGAAATGAAAGAGTTCAATATCCAGACCCTAGTTTAAAGAAAATTCTAGGACCGACTTATGGGGTCCTTGTTTATCAAGAGCAGGTTATGCAAACAGCCCAAGTTTTAGCAGGTTTTACTTTAGGGGAAGCTGATCTTTTAAGACGTGCGATGTCTAAGAAAAATGCGGACGTAATTCAAAAAGAACGAGAAAAATTCGTACAAGGTGCAATTAAGCTGGGACGAAGGAAAGAAACAGCTGAAAAAGTTTATGATTATATTGCTCAATTTGCTAATTATGGTTTTAACAGGTCGCACGCTGTTGCTTATAGTAAAATTGCATTTTGGCTTGCTTACTTTAAAGTTCATTATCCAGCAGCTTTCTACCTTGCACTTTTAAATAGCAATCTGGGCAATCGAAATAAGATCGCTCAGTATTTAATGCAGGCGCAAGAAGCGGGGATCAAGATTTTAGCACCGGATATTGAGAAGAGTAAGGCAGATTTTTCGATAGAAGATGGCAAAATTTTAGTCGGTTTAAGAGCAATTCGGGGTTTAAGAAGTGATTTACTAAAGCAAATATTAGAAATCAAACGTCCAATTAAGTCGATGACGGATTTTCTTTGGAAAATCGATAATAACTTGTTAAGTGCTGACTCTATCGCTAACTTGATTAAGGCTGGAGCATTTGATCGATTATCTCCTAACCGAAATGAACTCTTAAATATAAATAAAGACTTAGTTGAAAGCGTAAAAATGGCTGGATCTAACTTATCTTTGTTTGAAACGCTAGAGCCAAAAGTAGAAGAAGAAAAAATGCCGACTCCAGCTGAAAAATCAGCAATGGAAGTTGAAGCGATGGGTTTTAGTACGGGCATTAATCCAATAATTGCTGTACAGAAATATGCTAGAAAGTATAATGCTAAAAGATTGCAGGCTTTTGAAAATAATGAACAGGGAATTGCGGTTGGAAAATTAATGAAAGTGAAGCAAATTACTACTAAAAAAGGAGATAGCATGGCTTTTGCTGTCTTTAGCGATAGTAGCGGTGAAAAAGACTTTACGATTTTCCCTCAAGTTTGGGAAAGGTTAGAGGAAAACTTGAAAATTGGCGAGATTTATTTGCTTCAAGTAAAAACGCAAAGTGATCGTTTTACTCCCACTAAGACGCAATTTTTACTATCTAATGCTCGTCAGGTTAATTTCAAAGATTAA
- a CDS encoding CvfB family protein codes for MLGEIRKGKVTDENESAFYVQVDGVTFELKKIEITQDEPIHLGDEVQGFIYENKDKKKEMTQFYPFAQKDQYGWATVTEVRRDLGVFLDIGLNDKDVVVSLDDLPLEKDQWPKKDDRLLVRLETDDKERIWAKMAEEDVFEQLAANFPAHLENKNMSGTVYRNYEVGSFVITDQYYLAFVHKSEMFRPLRIGQKIKARVIGVSQYGRLNLSVLPRAFEEIDDDAQMILVSLRREATKTLPFYDKSDAQEIKNHFGISKSAFKRALGHLLKNGLITEDKDAGTISLVEKDADADDEG; via the coding sequence ATGTTAGGTGAAATAAGAAAAGGAAAAGTTACTGATGAAAATGAATCTGCTTTTTATGTACAAGTTGATGGCGTAACTTTTGAACTGAAAAAAATTGAAATTACGCAAGATGAACCAATCCATTTAGGCGATGAAGTACAAGGCTTTATTTATGAAAATAAAGATAAAAAGAAGGAAATGACGCAATTTTATCCTTTTGCTCAAAAGGACCAATACGGTTGGGCTACAGTAACTGAAGTACGTCGTGACCTTGGTGTATTCTTAGACATTGGTTTAAATGACAAAGATGTCGTTGTTTCTTTAGATGATCTTCCCCTTGAAAAGGATCAATGGCCAAAGAAAGATGATCGTTTACTCGTACGGCTTGAAACTGATGATAAAGAACGTATTTGGGCTAAAATGGCAGAAGAAGATGTATTTGAACAATTAGCTGCTAATTTTCCTGCACATCTAGAAAATAAGAATATGTCAGGAACAGTTTATCGAAACTATGAAGTTGGTTCTTTTGTAATTACTGATCAATATTATTTAGCCTTTGTCCATAAGTCAGAAATGTTCCGTCCTTTACGTATAGGTCAAAAAATTAAGGCTCGCGTGATTGGAGTTAGTCAATATGGTAGATTGAATTTGAGTGTTCTACCTCGTGCATTTGAAGAGATTGATGATGATGCTCAAATGATTTTAGTAAGTTTACGTCGTGAAGCTACTAAGACTTTGCCATTTTATGATAAGAGTGATGCTCAAGAAATTAAGAATCACTTTGGAATTTCCAAGTCAGCCTTTAAGCGTGCTCTAGGTCACTTATTGAAAAATGGATTAATTACTGAAGATAAGGATGCTGGAACAATTAGTTTGGTAGAAAAAGATGCAGACGCAGATGATGAAGGATAA
- the pfkA gene encoding 6-phosphofructokinase, producing MKRIGILTSGGDAPGMNAAIRAVTRTALANGIEVCGIRYGYAGLVAGDIFQMTSETVADKISRGGTFLYSARFPEFKEEEVQLKGIEQLKKHGIDALVVIGGDGSYHGALKLTRHGYNAIGLPGSIDNDIPYTDFTIGFDTACNTAMDAIDKIRDTATSHQRVFVVNVMGRDCGDIAMHVGVATGADAIVIPEEPYDIKEIAENLKQGFANGKKHGIVVLAEGVMDAEKFKDELLKYGDFDARANVLGHMQRGGSPTTRDRVLASEMGAYAVKLLLEGKGGLAVGIENNKLTHHDILDLFDAKHHGNYALYSLNKDLAK from the coding sequence ATGAAACGGATTGGTATTTTAACTAGTGGTGGAGATGCCCCTGGTATGAACGCTGCCATTAGAGCTGTCACTCGTACAGCTTTGGCAAACGGTATCGAAGTTTGCGGAATTCGTTATGGATACGCTGGTTTAGTTGCTGGTGATATTTTCCAAATGACTTCTGAAACAGTTGCGGACAAGATTAGCCGCGGCGGTACCTTTCTTTATTCAGCTCGTTTCCCCGAATTTAAGGAAGAAGAAGTTCAACTTAAGGGAATCGAACAATTAAAGAAACATGGAATCGATGCTTTAGTTGTTATCGGTGGTGACGGTTCTTACCACGGTGCATTGAAGCTTACAAGACATGGCTATAATGCTATTGGTCTTCCTGGTTCAATTGACAACGATATTCCTTACACTGATTTCACAATTGGTTTTGACACTGCATGTAATACTGCAATGGATGCCATTGATAAGATTCGTGATACTGCAACAAGTCACCAACGTGTATTTGTTGTTAATGTTATGGGTCGTGATTGTGGAGATATCGCAATGCACGTTGGTGTTGCTACCGGTGCAGATGCAATTGTTATTCCAGAAGAACCTTATGACATTAAGGAAATTGCTGAAAACTTGAAGCAAGGATTTGCTAATGGCAAGAAGCATGGAATTGTTGTTTTAGCTGAAGGTGTTATGGACGCTGAAAAATTTAAGGATGAACTTCTTAAGTATGGCGACTTTGACGCTCGTGCTAACGTATTGGGTCACATGCAACGTGGCGGAAGCCCAACAACACGTGATCGTGTGTTAGCAAGTGAAATGGGTGCTTATGCTGTTAAGTTATTACTTGAAGGTAAAGGCGGCTTAGCTGTTGGTATTGAAAACAACAAGCTTACTCACCATGATATTCTTGATTTGTTTGATGCAAAACACCACGGTAATTATGCGTTATACTCATTAAACAAAGACTTAGCCAAGTAG